CAGGTGGGCCAGGCCTCGGTGACCGCCAGCGCGAGCAGCAGCCATCCGACGGCCCCGGCGAGGATGATGGGCCGCGCCACGCGCGCCTGCCCGTACCGGTCCACCAGGCGAGCGGTCTGCGGCATGACAATCGCTCCGGCCAGCGCGGCCGTGGCCGACACTTTCCCCGCGAGCCCATAGCTGCCGGTCTGGGCCGACACCAGTAGCAGCGAGGCCAGCCCGAGTTGGCTGATCGGCATCCGGGCGATGAAGCCGGTTGCGCTGAACGCGCGTGTCCCAGGCGTGCGAAATAGCTCGGCGTACGACGTGAGCACCTGCGCCTCACTTGCGATCTCAGTGGTTGGCGTCGACCGCGGAGGCGACGGGCCGGTCGTCGTCCGGCCGGCCTGTTCAGGGTACGACTCGCGGATCGACCGTCGAGAGCGGGAGAGGTGCATCATTGACGTCCCTCGATGCGAATACTGGCCTCCCGCGGCTTAGCTGAGCGCACTACGTGCGCGCATCGATGAGCCTGGAGCCCAGGCAGCGAACGTCAGACACACCTCGTCACCGGACCGAAGAATATTCGGAGTATTAGGCCTCACACCGTTATTTACTAGCCGCAAACCGGCACAGGGTATAAAATCGAAGAGTCAATCGTGAGTAAGGAGCAGTACAGATGAGCACCATCGCCCGCCGTTGGAACGAGCACCGGGCCGCCGCTCGCGGCCGCCGCGAGATCGCCCGCGCGATCCAGGGCTCGAGTGCGGAGACGGTCCGCCTGGAGCTTCTCGCGATCGCCAGCCGTCGCGGCGATCAGCTGATCCGCTAGTACGCGGTCCTCAGTCGGCTCGCTAGGCCGCGATTCCTGCCGGTCACGACGCACCAGTCAAACCGGCGTCATGAGCAAGAAGGCTCGATCCCGCGAGGGTCGAGCCTTTTGCCGTACCAGTGGGCGGGTGCGGTAGTGTCCGCCGGGTGATCCGCCCCGCCACTGTCGACGACGTCCCCGCCCTCATCGGTCTGGTCCGCGAGCTCGCCGAGTACGAGCGCGAGCCCGAGTCGGCGGTCGCCACCGAGGACGACTTTCGCCTCGCGCTCTTCCCTCCGACCGGCGAGCCCAAGGTGTACGCCGACGTCGCCGAGATCGACGGCGAGGTCGTCGGCATGGCGATCTGGTTCTACACCTTCTCGACCTGGACCGGTCGGCACGGCATCTGGCTGGAGGACCTCTTCGTGCAGCCCGCACACCGCGGCAGTGGCCTCGGCCGGGCGCTGCTGGTGGGGCTGGCCAAGCGATGCGTAGCGGAGGGCCTGCCCCGGCTGGAGTGGACGGTGCTGGACTGGAACGAGCCCGCGCTCGGCTTCTACCGCTCGCTCGGAGCCGTCGGCATGGACGAGTGGACGACGCAGCGGGTTGCCGGCGAAACGATGATCCGGCTCGCCGAGGGCTAGATCAAGCACCCCATCGTGCCGACCGTCCGACAGCGATGCCCAGCCGGAGGAACCCCACTGTTGCGTGAGCCGGACTACAGCCCGAGCTGCCGCGCGATCAGCATGAGCTGCACCTCGGTGGTGCCCTCGCCGATCTCCAGGATCTTCGAGTCGCGGTAGTGACGCGCGACGACGTACTCGTTCATGAAGCCGTAGCCGCCGTGGATCTGGGTGGCGTCGCGGGCATTGTCCATCGCCGCCTCGGAGGCGATCATCTTCGCGATCGAGGCCTCCTTCTTAAACGGCTTGCCCGACAGCATCTTCGCCGCCGCGGCGTAGTACGCCTGCCGGGCGGTCCACGCGCGGGCCTCCATGCGGGCGAGCTTGAACTCGATCGCCTGGTACTTGCCGATCGGCTGCCCCATCGACTTGCGCTCGCGGGCGTACTGCACGCTCTCGTCGACGCAGCCCTGGGCGGCTCCGGTGGCCACGGCAGCGATCGCGATGCGCCCCTCGTCGAGGATCCGCAGGAACTGCGCGTATCCGCGACCGCGCTCGCCCAGGAGGTTCTCCTCGGGCACCATCACGTCATCCATCGACAGCGGGTGGGTATCTGAGGCGTTCCAGCCGACCTTGTTGTACGCCGGCTCGGCGGTGAAACCCTCGGTCGGCGTGGGGATCATGATCGCGGAGATCTCCTTCTTGCCGCCGTCGCGGACGCCGGTGACCGCTGTCACGGTGACCAGGCCGGTGATGTCGGTGCCGGAGTTGGTGATGAACTGCTTGCTGCCGTTGATCCGCCACATGCCGTCCTCGAGGACGGCGGTGGTCTTGGTGCCGCCGGCGTCCGACCCGGCCTCGGGCTCTGTGAGGCCGAAGGCGCCCAGGATCTCGCCACTGGTGAGCCGGGGCAGCCACTCCTGCTTCTGCTCCTCGGTGCCGAACAGGTGCACCGGCATGGTGCCCAGCGAGCAGCCCGCCTCGAGGGTCATCGCGACGCTCTGATCGACCTTCGCGAGCTCCTCGAGCGCGATGCAGAGGGTGAAGTAGTCGCCCCCCATTCCGCCGTACTCCTCAGGGAAGGGCAGCCCGAACAACCCCAGCTCGCCCATCTGCTTGACTACATCGTATGGGAAGGTCTTGGTCTCGTCGTGATGCTGGGAGACCGGGCGCACCACCTCGCGGGTGAATCGCCGTACGGTGCTGCGCAGCTCTTCCTGCTCCGGGGTGAGGGTCATGTCCATAGTCGGGGCTCCTGGTCTACTGCTCGGCGGGTTCGACGGTCATCAGCAGTTGGTCGACGACGACCTGGCTGCCGGCGCTGAAGGCGAAGTCGGAGACAGTGCCTGCGACGGGCGCGTTGAGCACGTGCTCCATCTTCATGGCTTCGACGACGATCAGCGGCTCGCCCTCGGCCACCTCCGCGCCGGGCTCGGTGTGGACGGCGATCACGGTCCCAGGCATCGGCGAGCGAACCTCGCCGCTGGCGGGGCCGCCGAGGCCGCCGAGCTCCTGCTCCGGGGACAGTCGTGGTATGAGGTAGGTCCCGTGGTCGGCGACCCAGACCCACGCCTCGTCCTCGCCGAGCTCGGCGAGATAGTCGTATCGACGTCCGTCGATCTCGATCGACTCGGGGTAGCGGGTTGCGCGCACCGTGCTGGTCTTGTCGTCGACGGTGACCTCGAGGACCACCTCCTCGTCGTCGTCGAGGTTGGTCGGCAGCGCGTGGAGGGCGACCTTGGCACCGGACGGCGACTTCGCGGCCCAGTGCATCGGGACCGGGGCGCGACCGGACCGCCAGCCGCTGACCGAGCTCCAGGGGTCCTCGTCGAAGAGGGCGCCTTCGGCCTCACGGGCGAAGAGAGCGGCGGCCATCGCCAGGTAGACCTCGCGCGGGACCGGCTTGCCGACCAGCGAGTCCAGCTCGCGGCCCACGAGACCCGTGTCGAGATCGCCGGTCTGCACCTTGGGGTGGCTCATCAGCGCGCGGAGGAAGTTCACGTTCGTCACGACGCCGAACAGCGTGTAACCGGAGAGGGCGAGATCGAGCCGATCCAGGGCCTCTGCGCGATCCGCGCCGTGCACGATCACCTTGGCGATCATCGGGTCGTACGTGGTGGCGACCTGCAGGCCCGTGATCAATGCCGAGTCGATGCGCACGGTCTGCTCCGGCCCTTCGAACCCATGCTCGTCGGCAAACGACGAGAATGCGAACCTTCCGTCGTCGAGTGCGGCCGCGTTGACGAGATCCAGCTGCTCGCTCTCCTTGAGGAACAGCACCGTGCCGCCGGTGGGCAGGAACTCCCGGTCGGGGTTCTCGGCGTAGACACGGGCCTCGATCGAGTGACCGGTGAGCGTGACGTCGTCCTGCCGGATCTGCAGCTGCTCGCCGGCTGCGACGAGGATCTGCTGCTCGACCAGGTCGACGCCGGTCACCATCTCGGTCACCGGGTGTTCGACCTGCAGCCGGGTGTTCATCTCCATGAAGAAGAACTCGTCGGGCTTGTCGCTGCTGACGATGAACTCGACCGTTCCGGCACCTGAGTACGCGACGGCCGCGGCGGTGTCGACGGCCGCTTGCCCGATCCGGTCGCGGGTCTGCTCGTCGAGCAGCGCGGACGGCGCCTCCTCGATGATCTTCTGGTGCCGGCGCTGCAGCGAGCACTCGCGCTCGCCGAGGTGAATCGTGTTGCCGTGGCTGTCGGCGAGCACCTGGACCTCGATGTGCCGCGGGTCCTTCACGAACCGCTCGAGGAACAGGGTGTCATCGCCGAACGACGAGGCCGCTTCCCTTCGGGCGGAGGCGACCGAGGAACGCAGAGTGCCCTCCTCCTCGACCAGGTACATGCCCTTGCCACCGCCGCCGGCCGACGGCTTGATCAGCACGGGGAAGCCGACCTCGAGCGCAGCCTCGTACAGCGCATCGTCGCTCATGCCCGGCTCGGTGCGCCCGGGCACGACGGGGACGCCGGCCTTCTGCACGGTGAGCTTCGCGGAGATCTTGTCGCCCATCGTCTCGATCGCCTCGGGCGACGGGCCGATGAAGGTGATTCCCGCGTCCCGACATGCCTTGGCGAACTCGGCGTTCTCGGCGAGGAAGCCATAGCCCGGGTGGATCGCCTGCGCCCCAGTGCTTCTGGCGGCGTCGATGACCTTTTGAATGTTGAGGTAGGACTCGCGAGCGTTCGTGGGGCCCAGGTGCACCGACTCGTCGGCGTCCTGCACGTGCTTGGCGCCGGCGTCCGCGTCGGAGTACACCGCGACACTGGCGATCCCCATGTCGCGCAGCGTGCGGATGACCCGACAAGCAATCTCCCCGCGATTAGCGATCAGAACCTTAGTAAACACAGGCACTCACCTCGTCTGCGAATGTCACGGTTACATCCGGAATATTCCGTACGACGGCTCGGCCAGCGGCGCTCGGCTGACGGCGCCGAGTGCGAGACCGAGGGTCATCCGGGTGTCGATGGGGTCGATGATTCCGTCGTCCCACAGCCGAGCGGTCGAGTAGTAGGCGTTGCCCTGGTCGACGTACTGCTGGCGGATCGGGGCCTTGAACTGCTCCTCTTCGTCCGCCGACCACTCTCCGCCCTTGGCCTCGATCGCGTCGCGGCGGACGGTCGAGAGCACTGACGCCGCCTGCTCGCCACCCATGACGGAGATCTGTGCGGCCGGCCACATCCACATGAAGCGGGGGGAGTAGGCGCGTCCGCACATGCCGTAGTTGCCGGCGCCGAACGATCCGCCGAGGACGACGGTGAGCTTGGGGACGCGGGCGGTGGCGACGGCGTTGACCATCTTGGCGCCGTTCTTGGCGATGCCGCCGGCCTCGTACTCGCGGCCGACCATGAAGCCGGTGATGTTCTGCAGGAACAGCAGCGGGATCCGGCGGCGGTCGCACAGCTGGATGAAGTGCGCGGCCTTCAGCGCGGACTCGCTGAACAGGATGCCGTTGTTGCCGATGATCCCGACTGGGTGTCCGAAGATGCGGGCGGTGCCGGTGACCAGGGTGCTGCCGTACTCCTTCTTGAACTCGTCAAAGTACGAGCCGTCGACGATGCGCGCGATGACCTCGCGGACGTCGTACGGCGTCCGTGAGTCGGCCGGGATGACGCCGTAGATGCTCTCGGGGTCGAGCGCGGGAGCCTCGGGCTGCTCGACCTCCCACTGGCGAGCGCCCTTCGGTCCAAGCCCCGCAACGATGTCGCGCAGGATGCGCAGCGCGTGCTCGTCGTTCGTGGCGAGGTGGTCGGTGACGCCGGAGCGCTTGGAGTGCAGGTCGCCGCCGCCGAGGTCCTCGGCCGTCACCACCTCGCCGGTAGCGGCCTTCACCAGTGGTGGCCCGCCAAGGAAGATCGTGCCCTGATTGCGGACGATGACGGCCTCGTCGGCCATCGCGGGGACGTAGGCGCCGCCGGCGGTGCACGAACCCATGACCGCGGCCAGCTGGGGAATGCCCTGTGCTGACATCGTGGCCTGGTTGAAGAAGATCCGGCCGAAGTGCTCACGGTCGGGGAAGACCTCGTCCTGCTTGGGCAGGAAGGCGCCGCCGGAGTCGACGAGGTAGATGCACGGGAGCTGGTTCTGCAGCGCGATCTCCTGCGCCCGCAGGTGCTTCTTGACCGTCATCGGGTAGTAGGTGCCGCCCTTGACGGTGGCGTCGTTGGCGACGATCACGCACTCGCGGCCCGACACGCGGCCTACTCCGGTGATGATGCCCGCGCCCGGGGCGTCGCCGTCGTACATCTCGTGGGCGGCCAGCGGGGAGAGCTCGAGGAAGGGCGCGCCGGGATCGAGGAGGTGGTTGACGCGGTCGCGCGGCAGCAGCTTGCCGCGGCCGACGTGCCGGTCCTTGCTGGCCTGCGAGCCACCGTCCGCGGCGCTGATGTGCTCGCGCAGCCGCGCGGCGAGCCCACGCTGGTGCTCGGCGTTGGCCTGGAACTGCTCGCTGCCCGGGTCGAGCTGGCTCTTGAGCCTGGAGCGCATGCGAACCCCCGTCGATTGGGTTAGTTAATGTTCACTAACTGAAGAATCTAGCGTACGGTATGAGACGTGTCCAGAGCCCAGACCACCGCCGGTGGTGTGCCCCAGGCAACACCCTCCGATGGTGGTCGGTCGGGGCCAGCGCGAGCGGGCGGGGCGGAAACGCCAGGAGCCGCCGATGTCCGCGCCGACAGCGTCAGCGCGCGCACCAGGCAGAAGGCCGAGCGCACCGATCGGCTCCTCCTCGAGGCCGCCCGGCTCTTCGCCCGGCACGGCTTCCGCGGCGTCTCCCTCGAGGAGATCGCCTCCGCGGTCGGCATCAGCGGCCCGGCGCTCTACCGGCACTTCTCCAACAAGCAGGCGATCCTGGCCGCCGTCCTCGAGGACGTCTCCCAGCGCTTGGTCGGTGGCGCTCGGTTGCGGGTGGCGGCGGCGCCCACCCCCAAGGAGGCGCTGGAGGCGCTCGTCGACTTCCACGCGGACTTCGCGCTCGGCGAGACCGACCGGATCCGGGTGCACAACCGCGATCTGGGGACCCTCGATGAGGACTCATCGGGCGCCGTACGCCGTGCGCAGCGCGAGTACGTCGAGCTGTGGGTCGACCAACTGCTCGCTCTGGAGCCGGAGTCCACCCGAGAGCAGGCTCGGCTCAAGGTGCAGGCGGCGATCGGGTTGCTGAACTCCACCCCGCACAGCGTGCGACATGGTGACCCGGCCGAGGTGAAACCCGTGCTGGTGCGGATGACCCTCGCCGCCCTCATGGCCTGAGCGGCGTCTTGCGAGTACGGGGGGGCGTCAGCGCCACTGGCCCCGAGACGCCTACCTTGGTCCATGGCCTGCGGCGGTCGTCACTCCGGTTGGTGCCGGCGTCCTCGCAGGGGCCGCATGGGCCGGTGGGCTCCGGCTGCGTCATGGTCCTCGGGTAGCCCGTCGTCAGGCTCCGGGCCGCCCACCGCTCGTGTCGGGCCCGCGCCGTCCAGCGGCAGCGGCACGAGCCGGCCGGAGACCTTCCGCGGCGGGTGGTACTCGAGCAGCGCGTTGTTGAACTGCGCGCCGATGACGATCGCCATTGAGGCGAAGTAGTAGAACAGCAGGAAGGTGATGGGGGTCGCCAGCGCACCGTAGGTCAGTCCGTGTGAGTAGACGTACTCCAGGTAGAGGCGCAGGCCGATCGACAGGATCAGGAACAGGACGCCGGCGAGCAGCGCTCCAGGAAGGCCCCGCTTCCATGGGTGACGGTGCTGAGGCGCGACCTTGTAGAGCGTCGCGACGAGCAGGATGAGGGCGATCAGCAGCGCCGGGAAGTAGCTGATCTGGATCACCAGCGACACGTCGTCCTGCAGGTCGTCGGGAAACAGACCGACGAGGTACCGGGGGCCGATCGCCAGCAGCGGCAGCATCACGATGCCCGCGAGCAGGGCGCCGAGATAAAGCCCGAGTGCGAAGAAGCGTTCCTTGACCGGGTGGCGTACCTCGTGCTGGTTGTAGGCGCTCGTGATCGCCTCGACGAACGCCGCCATCGCCGATGAGCCGGCCCAGAGGCTGATCAGCAGACCGATCGAGACCACGCTGCCCTGGTTGTTGAGGATCTGGTCGATCATGCTGCCGATCAGGTTCTCGGCGATCTCCTCGTTGAACACGCTCAGCAGGAAGCGATCGATCTGCTCTCTGATCTGCGGGATCGCGCTGGGGTTGAAGGTACGCATCAGCGGGCCGATGAGTCCCAGCAGGGCGAGCAGCATTGGCGCGGTCGACAGCGCGCACCAGAAGGCCGCCTGCGAGCTCATGCCGAACAGCGAGTCGTCCCATGCCTTGGAGGCCGTCCGACCGAGAACCTTGCGCCACCTCTTGCGTACCGGGCCGTCCTCGGTCGGGTCCGGACCGCGCTCGGGATCGTGCCAGCGAGTGCGACCCGGGTCGGACGTCGTCGGGCGCACCGGGTTGCGCCGGAACCGGCGGGTGCCGGGCTCGCTCCCCTCGGGCCGGCCCTCGGAGTCCGCCACGGTGGCGTCGTCACCTGCGGGAAGGGCCGGATCGCTGGTCACCCGTCCACAACTACCACCATGCAGGGCTGGTCGGGTCGAGGCACGTCGAGCCGGTCAGCGCTCACCCCTGCAGTCCGGCGTGCACGAATCAGTACTTGCCGGTCTTCTTCAGCGGGTGCTTGGCGTACTCGGCACTCACCTGCTGAGCCGCCGCGGCCCACCCTGCCGGCTTGGGGTGGTAGGTCTCGGGGATCACCCAGGTCTCGCCGACGTTCCACAACCAGTCGTTCGGGTTGGGCAGCAGGTTGTTCTGGTTGATCTCGTGGCCGGCGTACGCCTCGTCCACGGTGCTGATGTAGTACGTCGACTTCTTGCCGGAGCTCGCGTTCACGGCGTCCACCGCCTCCTGCTGGACTTGGGCCCCCAGGCTCATCAGCTTCGCGAGATCCGCCTTCACGTCGTACCAGCCCTGCGTGGACAGCAGGCCGTACGTCGTCGCGCGGGTGAGGTTCGGGTAGCCGATGAGCATGAACTGGGCGTCCGGTCGCATCTTCGAGCGGATGACGGTCATGCCGGCGACGAGCTGCTCCTTCATCGCGGGGATGTCGGCGATCGCTCCCTGGAGTGCGTTGCGGCAGGGGTCCCCGAGCCGCAGCACGAAGCACTGGACGACGATGTCGGTGAAACCGACGTCGTTGCCGCCCATGGTCATCAGGACGATGTCGGCACTCTGGTCGACCGCGTCGGCCTGCGCCGGCTGCCCGGTCCCCGGGTTCGGATTCAGCAGGTCGGCGGTGGTGGCGCCGCTACAGGCGGCGTTGATGCTCCTATAGTTGTCAACTGCGGATCTCGCCGGTGTGGGGGTCCGTTTTGACCAGGTGGTAGACCTCTCGGATTACGTAGCGTTTCAAGCATCGGATAATGTCGCGTTTGGACTTGCCCTCGGCGGTGCGGCGGGCAACGTAGGCGATCGTTGGTTCGTGGAATCTCATCCTAACGATTACGGTGCGGTAGATCGCGGCATTGAGCTGTCGGTGCCCGCCACGGTTGATGCGATGTTTCCCGCAGGTCATCCCTGACCCTGCCGGAATGGGACTGATGCCGGCAAGTTTCGCAAACGCTGCTTCACTTTTGATGCGCTCGGGGTTGTCGCCGACGACGATGAGGATCTCCGCGGCGGTATCAACGCCGATGCCGAAGCGATCCAGCAGATGCGGTGCCCGCTGGGCCACGAGGTCCTTGATCATGGCCTCTAGCTCCGTGATCTCGTCATTGAGTGCGATCCAGCGTTTCGCGATCGAACGCAGTACGTGGCGGTTGGCATCCTCCGGGGTATTCAGCCCGCGTGGACGCAGGAGAGCAAAGTGGCGAGCGATCATCTTCTGGGTCTTCCCGGCTGTTTCACGGCGCAGCTCTTCTGAGGCGTGGACGAGCATGGCTTTGAGCGTGACCATCGCCCCGGTCCTGTCCTTGACCGCTGTATCGTGAGCGACCTTCAGCTGCCGGATCATCTCTACCGCACCGTCGGCGCTCTTGGGGACTGCGGTGGCGAATCCCGCCAGTACGGCCCGGGCGGCGTTCTCAGCATCCAGGGGGT
This region of Blastococcus sp. Marseille-P5729 genomic DNA includes:
- a CDS encoding GNAT family N-acetyltransferase, yielding MIRPATVDDVPALIGLVRELAEYEREPESAVATEDDFRLALFPPTGEPKVYADVAEIDGEVVGMAIWFYTFSTWTGRHGIWLEDLFVQPAHRGSGLGRALLVGLAKRCVAEGLPRLEWTVLDWNEPALGFYRSLGAVGMDEWTTQRVAGETMIRLAEG
- a CDS encoding acyl-CoA dehydrogenase family protein; the encoded protein is MDMTLTPEQEELRSTVRRFTREVVRPVSQHHDETKTFPYDVVKQMGELGLFGLPFPEEYGGMGGDYFTLCIALEELAKVDQSVAMTLEAGCSLGTMPVHLFGTEEQKQEWLPRLTSGEILGAFGLTEPEAGSDAGGTKTTAVLEDGMWRINGSKQFITNSGTDITGLVTVTAVTGVRDGGKKEISAIMIPTPTEGFTAEPAYNKVGWNASDTHPLSMDDVMVPEENLLGERGRGYAQFLRILDEGRIAIAAVATGAAQGCVDESVQYARERKSMGQPIGKYQAIEFKLARMEARAWTARQAYYAAAAKMLSGKPFKKEASIAKMIASEAAMDNARDATQIHGGYGFMNEYVVARHYRDSKILEIGEGTTEVQLMLIARQLGL
- a CDS encoding acetyl/propionyl/methylcrotonyl-CoA carboxylase subunit alpha, producing the protein MPVFTKVLIANRGEIACRVIRTLRDMGIASVAVYSDADAGAKHVQDADESVHLGPTNARESYLNIQKVIDAARSTGAQAIHPGYGFLAENAEFAKACRDAGITFIGPSPEAIETMGDKISAKLTVQKAGVPVVPGRTEPGMSDDALYEAALEVGFPVLIKPSAGGGGKGMYLVEEEGTLRSSVASARREAASSFGDDTLFLERFVKDPRHIEVQVLADSHGNTIHLGERECSLQRRHQKIIEEAPSALLDEQTRDRIGQAAVDTAAAVAYSGAGTVEFIVSSDKPDEFFFMEMNTRLQVEHPVTEMVTGVDLVEQQILVAAGEQLQIRQDDVTLTGHSIEARVYAENPDREFLPTGGTVLFLKESEQLDLVNAAALDDGRFAFSSFADEHGFEGPEQTVRIDSALITGLQVATTYDPMIAKVIVHGADRAEALDRLDLALSGYTLFGVVTNVNFLRALMSHPKVQTGDLDTGLVGRELDSLVGKPVPREVYLAMAAALFAREAEGALFDEDPWSSVSGWRSGRAPVPMHWAAKSPSGAKVALHALPTNLDDDEEVVLEVTVDDKTSTVRATRYPESIEIDGRRYDYLAELGEDEAWVWVADHGTYLIPRLSPEQELGGLGGPASGEVRSPMPGTVIAVHTEPGAEVAEGEPLIVVEAMKMEHVLNAPVAGTVSDFAFSAGSQVVVDQLLMTVEPAEQ
- a CDS encoding carboxyl transferase domain-containing protein, which gives rise to MRSRLKSQLDPGSEQFQANAEHQRGLAARLREHISAADGGSQASKDRHVGRGKLLPRDRVNHLLDPGAPFLELSPLAAHEMYDGDAPGAGIITGVGRVSGRECVIVANDATVKGGTYYPMTVKKHLRAQEIALQNQLPCIYLVDSGGAFLPKQDEVFPDREHFGRIFFNQATMSAQGIPQLAAVMGSCTAGGAYVPAMADEAVIVRNQGTIFLGGPPLVKAATGEVVTAEDLGGGDLHSKRSGVTDHLATNDEHALRILRDIVAGLGPKGARQWEVEQPEAPALDPESIYGVIPADSRTPYDVREVIARIVDGSYFDEFKKEYGSTLVTGTARIFGHPVGIIGNNGILFSESALKAAHFIQLCDRRRIPLLFLQNITGFMVGREYEAGGIAKNGAKMVNAVATARVPKLTVVLGGSFGAGNYGMCGRAYSPRFMWMWPAAQISVMGGEQAASVLSTVRRDAIEAKGGEWSADEEEQFKAPIRQQYVDQGNAYYSTARLWDDGIIDPIDTRMTLGLALGAVSRAPLAEPSYGIFRM
- a CDS encoding TetR/AcrR family transcriptional regulator, whose amino-acid sequence is MSRAQTTAGGVPQATPSDGGRSGPARAGGAETPGAADVRADSVSARTRQKAERTDRLLLEAARLFARHGFRGVSLEEIASAVGISGPALYRHFSNKQAILAAVLEDVSQRLVGGARLRVAAAPTPKEALEALVDFHADFALGETDRIRVHNRDLGTLDEDSSGAVRRAQREYVELWVDQLLALEPESTREQARLKVQAAIGLLNSTPHSVRHGDPAEVKPVLVRMTLAALMA
- a CDS encoding YihY/virulence factor BrkB family protein, which produces MTSDPALPAGDDATVADSEGRPEGSEPGTRRFRRNPVRPTTSDPGRTRWHDPERGPDPTEDGPVRKRWRKVLGRTASKAWDDSLFGMSSQAAFWCALSTAPMLLALLGLIGPLMRTFNPSAIPQIREQIDRFLLSVFNEEIAENLIGSMIDQILNNQGSVVSIGLLISLWAGSSAMAAFVEAITSAYNQHEVRHPVKERFFALGLYLGALLAGIVMLPLLAIGPRYLVGLFPDDLQDDVSLVIQISYFPALLIALILLVATLYKVAPQHRHPWKRGLPGALLAGVLFLILSIGLRLYLEYVYSHGLTYGALATPITFLLFYYFASMAIVIGAQFNNALLEYHPPRKVSGRLVPLPLDGAGPTRAVGGPEPDDGLPEDHDAAGAHRPMRPLRGRRHQPE
- a CDS encoding IS110 family transposase, giving the protein MATIEAARSGHVVIGVDTHKHIHVAAVMDSIGGILATLTIATDAAGYKQLLDWASGFGKIMAFGIEGTGSYGAALTSFLRRHDHKVIEVARPDRRLRRLNGKSDPLDAENAARAVLAGFATAVPKSADGAVEMIRQLKVAHDTAVKDRTGAMVTLKAMLVHASEELRRETAGKTQKMIARHFALLRPRGLNTPEDANRHVLRSIAKRWIALNDEITELEAMIKDLVAQRAPHLLDRFGIGVDTAAEILIVVGDNPERIKSEAAFAKLAGISPIPAGSGMTCGKHRINRGGHRQLNAAIYRTVIVRMRFHEPTIAYVARRTAEGKSKRDIIRCLKRYVIREVYHLVKTDPHTGEIRS